AAaagtctttttttaaaaaaaaaaaaaaattgcgtgggCTGAACGACGAGAAAGCTAGTCCAAAAGTTTAGGAgactggaataaaaatattcCAATCGAATTATTATGTCGATGAAGTCCAAGCAATGACTGGCGTGGTAGAAGAATGTGGAAAGCGACATGTTGGTAGAACagcatttattatttaaatttgaattaaacagcatttattgtttttttaagGAATAAATTATTTGTCCTCTGATTATCTTTTAGTTTATGCTCAGCTGTGACCGTGGCTAAATGTTGGTATATCTCCCGACGAGTGCTCTAAAGAAATCTATTAAGAAAGAAAGTTATTTGACTtgactgataaaaaaaaagaagaaaaaaagaaggtccACATATCGCGACTCTCTCTCATCCAATAAAAAGTTTAGATGTCGACTTAGatgatagatttatgacttgTGGTGTAACTTTTCGAATACAAATACGTAGATAACCTTCAAAATACCAATGAGTTATCAAATTCTTGTTCTAGATAACTATTTGCATTTAAAGTTTAGGCCGTAAAAAAAGCAATTCTTTTTGTAGAATATATGCTATATAATATATATCTCTCTTTCCTCCACCTGGCAATGTTTTTTTGTGCCCTCGACAATTGTTTTCTTCGTTTTGTGCACGTGGGGGTTCTTCCAATAAGATATTCCGACTCGAAATTGACGCTTGATTTCGTAAAGCATGCACCTACCTTATTAATTTGGTGGGATCTACCCTTTCTTGACATTAACATCTTTAATTTCCTTGACTTAAAAGTAGATGAAGTTTCCATGAAATGGACATGCTATAATGACGTAGTGACGAAACACAAAACATCAATAGAGCTCTCGagccaaataaataaataaataaatgaaaagaatggaaacttATGAATATAAAGTTGTTTTATAGAGTTGAATGAAGAAGTCCCACATCAAAATTTCATGTCATGGGAAGTAGTTAATTTATCATAATTAGATCATAACATATATGCTCAGTGTTTTAGTAAACTTAGATTCAATTGGATATGTTGAGTACTTTTTTtcgttaaaaaatttgaaactaaattttGCAATGGGAGGAATCAGAGGAGTTGATGTCTTGTACTATTACCATCGTGAATGGGCAAAATGTTggatttcaaattctttttttttctgttattaCTTACGTATAATATTATTAGTTTGGACTGCGAATTTGCATGATTTAAGATATTAGAAATATTACAGTCGGAGGCCTAAACTCTTTTCATGGTTATGCCTCATGTACTTAGAATTCCTAAgctttctttcatttatttcaatcctaaaacttgcaaaatgcatGCATTCAATTCTTTAATTTTAGGTGGATGAAACACTTAGGCtacgcatgacaacgcttctattccggggaagagtttttttttttttttcaaaagtagttcttttctatttttgttccagaaaataatttctgagtaaaagaacccgtttgataactacacaaaatttctactcttggaagaatagaaagtaaaaaattttttttttttgtatttattcattttttatttttgaaatgcgTGGGGGCGGCGGTTGGCGACCGGCGTGGGTGgctggcggtggcggcagcaacCAGCAACCGGTGGCGGTGGGCGAGTGGCCTGTAGCCGCGGTAGTGGGCGGTGGCTCCGAGCGGTTGAAGGTGGCCgcggcaagagagagaaataaaagaaaaaaaaattagcttatttctagaaattgttcccggaaataagaagtaacttttttttacttctcatttttgctccaaatctattcccggcCTAActttttattcccaagaatagaaaaacaacttggcgTTACCAAATGggtttttgttccggggaacaaaagaacataaattttgaggaagagaaacgtTGTCATGTAGCACCTTAGatcacattttatttatttatttatttataattaaagtCAAGGGTGATTGTTGGCAAGTCTTGCTTGGCCATGGTAAGGGTTGACACACCACGACCAAGCCAAAGGGAAAGGCTTTGCCACAAGTAGAGCAAGCAAGAGGCCCACTTGCTCTCGTCTACGTGGCGATTGTGTCCCACTCACCAATATTGAGCGGCAGTGATTGACCCTTGCCCTCACTAGATTTTATCTGAAAACTAACTTCACTAGACACCATCTTGAATTGGATATAAGTCCATCAATTGTTATATATGATATTTTTCCTATGCAAGATAAGATATGAGAAATGTAGGGATTTTTTAATGCCACTTTTCCCGATCATTGTCTTACCGATCAAATCAACCTTTATATATTTGGAGTATATGTACAATTAgcataattatttttagtttgAAATAGGGACTGGAAGGGACTGGCCTTAACAtaggaatattttatttaagcATAGATCCCCTAGGCCTTAACATAGGACTTTCACACTCGCAgcgaaatattttatttaagcTACACAGAATTCCTCTAGTGTTCACCATTTAAATGGCAAGCTCATTATTGCAATCTCACTACAGCACAAGTTAAGTAAATTACATTGTCCCACGATAgttattcaaataattatattaatgatgTACACGACACGTAGCTTTGGAAGCCTATCAATATGGCATGCTAAAACTGTCCATGAAGGATCATGAGGACTTCACTGTGGAAATTGTTAACAAATTCATCCACTCATAAAAACGGTTTCACGCGACAAAATATTTAGTGATTTGTAAGTGTCACATCAATTGTTGACGTGGCATGCATTTTTCCACACTGAACCAATTACAAATTGACACGTACGTATAGAGGTGGATTTAGATGAACAAaatagagaacaaaaaaaaatctccatccACCTCACCTTCCTCCTCCATCTATGGCCGCCTTGAGACTACTCTGTGCCTCCCTCTGCCGTCACCACTGGAGGAGTTGCCAATGCCGCGTCTAAGGCAACCCTCTCCATTGTGTTTGTGGTCGACGTTCCTTCCCTTAAAATTGTTGCCGTTGATCACATCTGGAGTCATGGGGATAGAGTTGCACATTTAAAGTCGATTACCGTCGCTCACAGCCACGGATGAGCTGTTGTTGTTGGAGCTATGGTTGCAGATCTGGAAGTCCCGCCGTGGCCATGGACGAGCAAGCGATGTTCCTTCCCTTGACTTCATcgtcacttttttcttctctctctttttctttttcaagttgcATTGTCTGAAGCAAGCGATAGGGGACTTCAAGAGTCGCCGTTGGCCTTCAAGAGCCATGGCTGTAGAGCCGTTGTGCTCGTGGCCATGGCTCCAGATTTGGAACTCATGGCCGCGAGCAACCATGGCTTGTTCAGAGCCGACTATGGACGGCCAGATATAAAGAGTCAACTAGACAGACGCCTGAACGGGGTGCTGATGGCCATGGACGGCCAAATTTTAAGAGCCGGTGGCGCGAATGGCCATAAATGACATCTAGGTTAGGAAAAAACAATGggtggaggaggaaggagagaaaattatatttttattttttctaaaccAACTAAGAAAACACATGTTAATTAATTATTGGATATGAATAAAAATACATGCTAAATCAGCAATTGATGTGGCGCTCACAAAccactaaatattttctcatttcacAGATATAACGAATATCAGTCTATCACGTTTTATCAATCACATATACACTGAATATGGATCAAAATCAGCTGAATATAGATCTCCATATACCATAATAAGATGACCCCACAATCcatgaaattacttttattACAACAGAAACAAACTGATGGATACAGAATACTTTCGAGAAGTGCACAAGAGAtaagaaaaatactaaaaatctaaTCCAATTCGTCTCTCTCTGAGCAAGACCCATTTCCATTTGCAATTAGAGTGCAAGGAGAAGCTTCATCCAATCCTCCACAGCTTGTATGTAGATTCTTGACGAGATCCTCAATATTCATGCAGAAGTCAACGTCcatctgcaaggaaaaaagATTATGTTAATGGAAAACGAACCATGATATATGTTTGCATTTGTTCGTAAGTATGAGCTAGTTTTAATAACTTAACCGAAAATAcgagtttttcttgtttgtaattttacccttagaaagaaaaagatgggaGTGACCCAGGTGCTTGAATTTACCTGAGCTACGATTGTCATTTCTAGTATGGAACGCCCAAACGATAATACACTGCTATTAAGAATAGATAGATTCAACTCTCTATTTCTCTAAGTATCTCCGTCGTGCGTCCCTTTCGTTTCTCATGATGGATTCGAAGAAGAACATGTTTATCCAAGACCCTTGCTTCGATCTCAGGAGTTTTTGCTCAAAGTGGTTAGAGTTCTCATCTAATGAGAACATATCATCATATGCCGAGACCTGAGACTTCTTTCCAATCACAACTGATTCCACAGTCCTGATTGCAACTTCTTCCTCGAGTTTCTTGACGCGTTCTTGAAGCTGCTTCATGTAGTCGATTGCATCACTGAGGATCGATGCTTTGTCCATCTGAAAAACACAACAGCACACAAGAAAATTGCTTTGAGTATATCGTTGTTTAGTAGCTAcacatttcaaatttcaactttGATGAACTTGAAGGAAAACCAGTATCTTTGTTGATGATTTGGCAAAGGTAAACAAACCTTGCTCATCCTAACTTTATTGTTTCCCATGGGAGTGAAATGCCTGGTGATAAACCAGAAGATTCGCTCGGAGTGTGATATTGAAGTTTAAGCAATTGTAAGCAGGTCACTAATGCACGTAGAGATACATCATTTTAACATTAATCCTTACTTTATAAAATGAGACTCCTAACTAACACCTCTTTCCAGTTGAATGAATTGTGATTGGATGAGATCATGTTATGCATGAAATGAAGTGCTGTGTTGACTATTTCAATAGCTATGGGGATAATTGTGTTGCTAATATGATTAGATCTCTTAAATTGTTTTGAGCCAGACTTCAGGAAATTCACAACAATCACCGACAGTAACAAATTGGGGCAAACAATCGTCAGGACTTCCTAACGTAGATTCATCAACATTTTGATAATCTGATATGTACTTTAATGTGATGACGAAGTATTCTTAGTAATAGGaatctttccaaaaagaaaagtaagaagTTTTTTCAAGAAGATTTACCTTTTAAGGCCAGGAATGATAGCAGAGAGAGCAATGAAGCTCTGGCTAAGCTTCTCACGCCGCTTCCTCTCAGCAATCAGGTGTTTTCGTGTATGCATAGGTGGTCTACTCATTGCGCCAGTTCTGTCTGTCTCTGTTTGACAATCTTGGATCTTATAAGCACCTTCATAAAATAATTACAGGGCAACTTTTGGTATTACCATCATGCAATATATTACCTCAGACTTTATTCAATCAACCTAAATATGTAACAAATATTCGAAGCAAGTACCGTAAATCTGCTGCGATTCAGTTGGGAAGAATCCAAGCTCCCAAAAAAGATATCAACTGGGAGCTAGATGACGGCGAGGACATGACCATTGTCGGGGCTTTGTATGTTCCGGGCGAGCAAGAGTTGCTCCATCTCAGTCTTCGGCATCTTCATTGGCCTCTCCATGATTGTTGGAGCAACTTCGACTGGCAGATCCATGAGACCTCGTGTCGTTTCCGGAACAAATAGTGAACAAGGGGAGTACGTTTCTGAAGAGAAAAGTTTGGAGTCGAAATCTTCAAGAGGGAAATCGAAGGCGTTCATTTGATGATGTTGATACATATGATGTAGTGTTTCTTCTGTTACCTATGAAATCGAGTAGAgataaaatcttgaaaaatgcaTCAAGTCGACATAATAACATCTGGGGCTTAGGAGGAAAATCGAATGCTTACTATCTCAGGGAACAACTGGGATGATAAGATCTCCATTGAAGCACTCTGGGGTTCCTAAAAGCGCGAGTTGTTTACCTTTTGTTTGCTGTCTATATGTTTACGACCCTAGACAGAATGCAAAAATTTCATCAGAAAAATAAGGTTGATTTTGTCATGGATGAAAGTCGAGGAATCACAATCCTACGTTACTATCAAAATTCACGGAAAGTCCTCTTTCgtgctgttttttcttttcttttccttgtcgATGAACAAACAAATTCAAACATGTTTGAATAGGCGGAGCCCAGAGGGacatgagaagaagaagactaagTCAGAAACGTCACCTTGAGTAGAGGAATACTCGAGAACCTTGTCTTTTCGAAACGCGGTCTCCACTCTTCTTTATCGTTGGAGAAATGCCTGTATTTATGGAGGAACCAAGCGCGGTCGCCTCTGCAAAGCGAAGCAAATCTTTCGCACGTGCCAAGCGTGTTAGGCCCCCGCCCAcacccccctcctctctcttcaaTAATTGCCTATAATCCTTGGGTCATGGACGCTATGAGTCGAGAAAACTCCTAGGTATCATCGGAAAACCCTACATTGAGGAGCCCCAGGATGATTTATATATTCGgaataaatcaaaaatttaattgattAGACTAGTCTTGTCCTAGCGTACATTTTATGTCTTTTGAACTTGCCTGGATTTCAAACTAAAACGAAATGAATCGTTGGAAATTCAAATAGAAACTTGGCAAATCAAAACTGCATACAATTATATGGAAGCTCCAAAAACACTAGAAattcccttttatttatttatttatttacggATCGACTAAGTTCATCAAAAGTTAATTAAAATCTTCAATAAATGCTTGTATTATGTCAATAATAGTTTTAGGGCTAAGGTTTAAACTTGCGGCATGACTTTTTTCATTATGTATATTAATGAGTTTAATAAAGTCAGTGAGTTATCCATTTCTTATGTTAGATAATTATTTGCATAAAGAGTTCTGAAAACCATAACTTCTCTATAAAACATATTTTTCaacaagaaatataaatatataatttcttgTGCCTTTCTCAGcaagttctcttctttttcgtCTGATAAAAAAGAAGCAAGTTCTCCTTTCTCAAGAGGTCTCCTAATATTATGTTTCAACTCGAGGTGGATGCTTGAAATGAAAAAGCCAGCGGCCCACCGTTTTGATTGGGTGGGGTCTAGCCTCTTTTGATAATCAGGTTTATGTAACTTGACTTAAAGTAGATGAACCTTCCGCGAAATGGACGTCTGTTAAGGACGTAGTCATCAAACACGTGCACAAATAGAGCTTTGAAgttaaataaaatcaagaaaaagaaatgaaaacaattGAAGCTTTTGGATATATGGTCGTCTCTCACTTAGAACCAATCAATTGAATTGCGTAATTGTTCAGAGCATCATCTTAAAGTAGATGAAGGTTCCATGAGATGAATGTCCCATAGTCGTGAAACACGAACAGCAATAGAGCTATtgagctaaaaaaaaaattaaaagacaaattgaaagGAATTTAAGGTTTTCAAAAATATAGTTATCTTTAACTTATAAGATCAAATGGATTACAAAAACTGCTCAAGTTAGGCTCCATTGGGTGTAATATGAAATACGTCTCAAATTGGGAATGTCTTCTAATATAGAGCAGTTAATTCATTTTAGTTAGCTCATGATTCATTTACTTAAGtatttgggataagtgcattgaaagtctcaaaatttgtcatgaaagtgtaaataagttctaaaatttttcaaaagtgcaattaaattataaaacttatcacaaaatgcaattgaatcctaaaattttaaaaatgcaattaaattataGAACTTATCAAAATGATTCAATGAAGTCCTTTCGTAGATTACACtttctgaaaattttaggatttgattatacatcgtgacaagttttaggacttgattatactttttgaaagttttaggatttgattgcattttcgtgacaagttttgaACTTAAttgtacattttgaaagttttttaaCTTATTGTNNNNNNNNNNNNNNNNNNNNNNNNNNNNNNNNNNNNNNNNNNNNNNNNNNNNNNNNNNNNNNNNNNNNNNNNNNNNNNNNNNNNNNNNNNNNNNNNNNNNCATTTTCGTTCGTCAAGAATCGCCTCTGAATTTTTCGATTCCAATTGGGGTTTTCTTGCCCCATTTATATTTATCCACGTTTGTGGTAAGAAAATGAgcttataatgtttatgtgaagCCTCTAATATGTGACTAGAGAAGATTATTTTGTATATCCTATTATTATTAGTAATTAATGAAAGTTTTGGACAatccatgatttttcctacACGATTAATGCTAAATCTTTGATGCTATTGTTGGCTTTATTTCCTCCTCGATTTGACGTTATATTGCTTATTCTGAGGCCATATTGGTCAGTTGTTGTTGTGGGgctaaattgattttgattgatttagtTTCAGGAGGATAGTTCGTAGTGAATTGTTGTCCGGTTCTCCCAATCGAAATTGAGGCAAGATCCACAAAATAAATGGTCATGATTCATTTGGTACACTGGAGAGTCTTTTCTCTTACACGGTTCAAGCCTTCACGGACAAATTGTTGCTGCTCTCCTTCCTCGTTCGCTGTTGCTTTTTTCCTGTTGCAGCACACCAACTACAATTACTTTGCCCTCTTGTCTACCTCATTCACACGGCTCTGTTTCTGCGACATTACTGTAGAGAGAATCATATGCCTGTAAATACCATTAATGGCCCCTgaaagagggggaaaagaagaaacgacCGCCCGCTATGAAGTATGAACATGCTCCCGCTTCTCTCTctgaatcatttatttttttgcatgtttaaatttagttttgcGTAATATTATGGCCAAAAgcaaaacttctttccacgTTTGATAGTTCTTATCCTAATTTTTAGTAATCTGATTCCGCGTTAAACCAAACAAGTAATACATTTAGatttagacttttttttttgaaatgttatGGCCAAAAATACAACTTCTTTCCACATTTGATAATATGACTCCACGTGGAACCAAACAAGATATATCAGTTTAGTTAATTAGTAATATATCATAGATTATTTACTTATGAAATAGCTATCCTTAAGGGTGTTCTAGAGGAGTAAACCATGACATTTGGCGTATTGCTTGCTTTATTGATTTTAGTCGCATCCGTAGAGCACAGCGcaggcaaagaagaagaagaagggaagagcAAGAGATGGTGATTCTTTTGGTGGCCACGACCACCGACTTTGCGTCCATCAATCCCACCAATGCCTCTTGGCCATGCACGGTTGGACCCCTGGTCCCTCCCTTCAGGTCATCCACGCCTCCATTGATACGTCAAGATCGCTTTTTCAgctctcttcttcaacttgCATCGTGTTGAACTGTGTTTGATTTTGActggtgctttttttttattttattttttggcaatGTTCTGATATTCTGAATTATGGGTTTTAAAGGGTATAAAAAGTTTCGCCAACCAGCAAGTGAGGCTGCTGCAACATGACAAAGGCATCGTGGAAGAAGGTCATCGAGACGTGCGTTTGAAGAAGCCACCGGCGAGGCGGTGGAAGagctcatcttcttcagcaagCGCACCGCCGTCCCCAACTGCCCGGCTCTCACTGTCCACCCAGCTTGTAATTTTGTTCTGCTCTTCGTTTTCGAGTTTTGCAGAGGGCGGACGTTAAGTTTGCTTGCCGAGAGAGAGTGTTATGATTTTGACTTCTCGTGGTGTGTGTGTGTTGTTGTAGACGGACCTCACGTGAGTACAGGCAAAGTACAGGGCAAAGAGAAAAGCCGATGTGGTTGCGCCGCCACATCCAAGAGTTCGTAGAGAGAATCCCTGGCTGGGTTTGTTGCACGACATTGCTCAGTCCTATAATTTGGTTCCTGAGTTTGAGGTACGTTCTTGTTTCTCAGGGTCCTTTATTATGTCTTGTTCGTCAATATGTTGGATTGATTTATTTTCAGTATGTGTTGCATTGTAAGAGATGATCCTGCATATGGTTATTGATAATTGATTGTTTTCATGGATTATGAGTAGATTACCTTGGAGGGCATTAATCATAGACCGGAGACCAACAAGCTGGCAACGTTTGTGACGATCGGTATATCcaactttcttttcatttcattctccAATTGTATTGTTCAGACTAGATCAGCATCGTCCCTGTTGCTGATGATCTGCTTTAGTGTTATTCAATCCACATCGGAAGCCTGTGGTAATGATTCGATTGAGTCCTCGAATATGGAAAGGCCAGCATTTTACTCCTATTCCAATTTCCACATGATGGACACTGGTTATGTCCCGTTAACTAAAGATGGTTGTGCTTTCACCGTCTAGACTTTCGTGTATTTGCCTCTGGTCATCCATCAATTAATGACTTGCCATCATGTATAAAACCTTCTCTGTCAAAGTTATGGAGATTTAAgtgaaatgaaatatttttgtacCATCTCTTTCCATAAGGACTTCAGTTCAATAGATGGAAAGTATCTAACGTGCAAAGCTTGTCGTTCATATGACTAATATATCATAGTATAGTTGCCCCTCCCCTAAAAGGTGATCTGATTATGTTTCCTGTAGTCTGTTTCTTTAAACTGTCCTGTTCCATATGACAACACTATCAATCTGATTTCCACATCATATCAAGCAACCAAGCTTACAGCGAATAGTTCCTTTTGGGGTACAAATATCTGTAATTACTTGACAGTTTGTATGTTCTTTCTGCTTTCCTTTAACTAATTCGTTTTGTAGATAGCCATGTAAATGCTTATGGAATCTTCTGGTCGAGTTTAGCTTGGAATATGGACTTTGTGGTCTGAGTGCTGCACTCATTCGTTGCCTATAGATGATGTACCTGCCTGTGAGAAATAGATATGATCCATGGTGGTGTTTTTGTGCTTGATTTAGGCAGTACCGAAGAATACTGGATGAGGCTGGATGCTGCTGGAAGtcattgctcaagttgagtccATAGCTTTTTATATATAGGGTACAATTGAGTGGCATGTCCCTGCTTTTAATTTGCCTCCTGTTGTGATTAGTTTGCACATTCCAGTACGTCATTTGCAGTTATCACGGTGGATATGGTGCAATAATGGTTTGACTGtatgcaaaatgaatttttttttctagagtgAATCATGACAAGTGCCTTCATCATACAGATGTTATACTAACTGATATATTGTTTGCGGATCTGTATGAACAAATCCTGCGACAACCCCTCCTCTTATGACTCTCACGCAAAGTTAATTCTTCTTGGTGTGGCGAAATTCTATGTTGACCCAATAACACTGGAAAACAATCAGGGCAGTATTCAAACTTTAGGAAGAGGAAGTGTACACTGGGGTATCAGGGGTGTTATCATCAATTCCTTCTGTAGTGTGTAGAAGTACtgatcttcttcctcttgaatatcagagcaaaaaaaaacaaaacatatatatatataatatctgGCTCCTGAAGGAACTTCGTTCACAGGATAACTTTCCTGTTGAACTTCTAGGTCGcctcttttaattgtttgtaaaGTACATGTAATTTTATACCATGCGATGAGATGGCGGCCCAGAATCCGATCCtccttttagatttttttaattccttgGTCTGACATATCACTTGTTCCGATGAAGTTGGGCTGGAAAGGTCTTGGGCTTGGAGGAGAGCCTGCAGTTGGGAACTGGAGCAGGTATACGCTCGTGCTTCAACTGATGTTACAAGAAATTAGCCTTTCTTTGGCAATATCATTTCGAGGCTGTTTGTATGACTTTGTGACTGAATTCAACACTCTGTAGATGTGTTTTTTTCCTATCGAAGACTATTCAGAAAGCAGTATAACTTCTGTGTTTTTACAAAAGATATTCACCTCCCTCTTAGATGTGAAATGCTGAGTACAGGAAACTGAGACAGCACAAGTGCTCATGACTGTAAACATTAGTCCTTTCTTGCTAAGACCatgatattatatatttgcTCTGATACTGTCTCAGGGATGTTGCTTAGAAAAAAGTCTTGCTTGGGATATGGAGATTGTCCAATAAGAtgtctttgaacttttcaatcgTCCTTAATGCTACAATCTCTTATGTTTTCATGTGGTTCATATCCTTGAATGCGCTACCTGTTCTGATTAAAGATATAGACAGAAGAAAGATAAGATATTTTCAAGTTGGAACGTCCCAAGCATTTTAGGCGCTCAAGGTGTTTGAAGTTACATAGCATTTTCACGATAATTTCGGGAAGATCTCTCCAGTCAATACCAGTTATCAAGACTTTTGAGTCTCTCCCGCCGGCCGCAACGTTGGTGACACATCTTGATCATAAGTAAGTCATCCGAACAGGCATATATGTCAAACGTTCAAGCAGCCTATTTTACAGTTTTTTAATGTGCGTAGATTAAACGATATAGCTAACGGGGCACACAGAGCATCGAGCAATTTAAAAGCATTAACCTATGCACCAAAAATCCTGAAGGATTAAAGCGACAGACTCAGTTCTAGCAAAGTTCTTGTAACATTCATGCCATGTGTTGACCATTGCTTATAATGTTGTCTGCAGGATTTCTAAGAGCTGGCAGAAAATATGATCACAGCATTCTTAGCTGACCACAACATCGAAACCGGCAAGCTGAATGATATCCTGTAATTATAAAGTACAGAGAACTTAGCTCCAGAAGCTGTCAATGGATGCTGAATAAAGCAGGGTGAATTATGAAAGGGTTGAAAATAGGACTCACTAATGGTGTTCATGAGCCATCAGTGATTTAAGGAATTAGCAGTATCTATAATACATGAAAATGTTATGTACGTTACTCAAGTAATGGACAAGACGAAACTCACGTTATGAACTCTTTGATAAATTCTCATGGTTGACATGGCGGACtaatgaggaggaggaaaggaaaaaagacaaaaacggTCTCTGAATTATAGCATAATATGCAATTTCATTCTCAaactattaatttatttaatatgatccttgAACTATTAGTACAAATGTAATTTAGTCCGTAGATTGTTTTGAAAGTGTTTAATGTGGCCCTTATATTGATTCAAGTTAAAGGAATCTGCTTGTATGACTTTGAACCCGTTGAGTTTGAATGGTGGACAACAAAGGTAAAAATTAAAGTGGATTATCGAAGTGAGATATTCATCTTAAATCAAGTTACAATAAtccaaatcattaaataatGATAGCTGAGTAAATGTCttaattcttctctttttctaaagtaaatggataaaaatatggattatattgacttatcaatttaaaaattcaatctc
This region of Eucalyptus grandis isolate ANBG69807.140 chromosome 8, ASM1654582v1, whole genome shotgun sequence genomic DNA includes:
- the LOC120287155 gene encoding LOW QUALITY PROTEIN: transcription factor bHLH18-like (The sequence of the model RefSeq protein was modified relative to this genomic sequence to represent the inferred CDS: inserted 2 bases in 2 codons); the encoded protein is MSRPPMHTRKHLIAERKRREKLSQSFIALSAIIPGLKKMDKASILSDAIDYMKQLQERVKKLEEEVAIRTVESVVIGKKSQVSAYDDMFSLDENSNHFEQKXPEIEARVLDKHVLLRIHHEKRKGRTTEILREIEXLNLSILNSSVLSFGRSILEMTIVAQMDVDFCMNIEDLVKNLHTSCGGLDEASPCTLIANGNGSCSERDELD